Proteins encoded by one window of Dreissena polymorpha isolate Duluth1 chromosome 11, UMN_Dpol_1.0, whole genome shotgun sequence:
- the LOC127849790 gene encoding uncharacterized protein LOC127849790, with product MLFNASSIPFTMNARVGESGFVLIAAVLYLTLLKATRMQPEQGEQTNKPMTLRRGTCHLCPARRHLSWLLLMGRSGPTRYRCSQSRANRQEADDAASRDLSSMPCSATPLVAIVDGSEWADKIQVHVIWKSTYMKMGGTSNPRNGNQEYARHMKPAIQINFSQ from the exons ATGCTTTTCAACGCCTCCTCCATACCTTTCACAATGAACGCCAGAGTTGGGGAGAGCGGATTTGTGCTCATTGCCGCAGTTTTGTACTTGACACTCCTTAAAGCCACAAGG ATGCAGCCAGAGCAGGGCGAACAGACAAATAAGCCGATGACGCTGCGTCGAGGGACCTGTCATCTATGCCCTGCTCGGCGACACCTCTCGTGGCTATTGTTGATGGGTCGGAGTGggccgacaagatacag ATGCAGCCAGAGCAGGGCGAATAGACAAGAAGCCGATGACGCTGCGTCGAGGGACCTGTCATCTATGCCCTGCTCGGCGACACCTCTCGTGGCTATTGTTGATGGGTCAGAGTGGGctgacaagatacag GTCCATGTAATTTGGAAAAGTACGTATATGAAGATGGGCGGGACTTCTAACCCTAGAAATGGCAACCAGGAATATGCCAGGCACATGAAACCAGCCATCCAGATCAACTTCAGCCAATGA